A genomic stretch from Shewanella sediminis HAW-EB3 includes:
- a CDS encoding YciK family oxidoreductase → MLEYQAAKDLLINKTILVTGAGDGIGRAAALSFAEHGATVILLGKTVKKLEAVYDEIEQAGYPKPAIVPLDLKGATEQNYLDMAETIEEQFGHLDGLLHNASMLGVLGPFEHISMDSVNEVMQVNVIAEIMMTKALLPVMKKAPQASLVFTSSGVGRQGRAFWGEYAISKFATEGMMQSIAHEYEGSNIRVNSINPGATRTAMRANAYPAENPQTLKTAAEIMATYLYLMGNDSVGVNGQQLNAQ, encoded by the coding sequence ATGTTGGAATATCAAGCTGCAAAAGATCTACTTATTAACAAAACGATACTCGTTACAGGCGCGGGTGATGGCATAGGGCGCGCCGCTGCGTTAAGTTTTGCTGAGCATGGAGCCACGGTCATTCTTCTGGGTAAGACAGTTAAGAAGCTCGAAGCGGTATACGATGAGATTGAGCAGGCGGGTTACCCGAAACCGGCGATAGTGCCCTTGGACCTGAAGGGCGCAACCGAGCAAAATTATCTGGATATGGCCGAAACTATCGAAGAGCAATTTGGTCATCTGGACGGCTTGCTGCATAACGCGAGCATGTTAGGTGTATTGGGACCATTCGAGCATATCTCTATGGACTCGGTAAACGAAGTCATGCAAGTCAATGTCATCGCCGAGATCATGATGACTAAAGCACTGCTGCCAGTGATGAAAAAGGCGCCGCAAGCATCGCTGGTATTTACCTCCAGTGGTGTGGGCAGACAGGGCCGAGCGTTCTGGGGCGAGTACGCCATCTCTAAATTTGCTACCGAAGGCATGATGCAATCCATTGCCCATGAATATGAGGGTTCTAATATTCGGGTCAACAGTATTAATCCCGGTGCGACACGTACAGCGATGCGCGCCAATGCTTATCCCGCCGAAAACCCACAAACGCTGAAAACTGCGGCAGAGATAATGGCCACCTACCTGTATCTGATGGGCAATGACTCTGTTGGCGTCAACGGACAGCAGCTTAACGCACAATAA
- a CDS encoding VolA/Pla-1 family phospholipase → MKRLLLGVAIASALGLTGCSEDSVDELTDKVEPLIPESHILFNPDPAVGDVPLPNDLLFSGTLDGTINIPGEQADGSSDYTDPSMALGALDGWSTTAPISINVDPATDHDGTVLSLDVASVFQPGAVRVFEATVGGPLSMDPECKTAPSVSACKVGAELQFGVDFVSKGSGNTIAIVPLKPLKSNQSYIYATTDLIQDSEGRSIAPSGTYLLLKLDIETKPLETPDQLMLQTLVNSYEKGMSAAHGVDSVTISYSGLFTTQSVADVYETSKLLMVDPTPGNPFAPSITVPVQHPLGITVAQAAGLTPADGAAYVVSSLADVYTAQATLPTYGTCNSVMCSGISGYWKALGDSPVSVLLALESGTMSQQTYGAQAMAYGIDPAEGIANPALLAGKTWLLDDGTAADKAKHLTKFNPIPQPTGSETVPVLISIPNAERLADFYAAQGLPFTPPVAGWPTNLAMHGLGSGKETALAYAGTYAAMGVATIAIDMPLHGARSFDANGDGVYEVSASDPSYGAVIGNPDAFKYGNPLVFINIESTLSVRDNFRQATLDHLALRASLTGLAGGLAQAQMPQIFDITKMSAQGLSLAGIVGTNFATYASSGLTHPDSGADLSYVYKLNAVSLVAPTGGFAGTFIGSATFGPMLFESVTASDTFQALVEEANTEGYEPGTPEYAALVQAVYAEFLPTFAFAVQTAVDSADPINHAAVLKATELPIHLIEVVGDGDQNLPDQVLPNSVEGFPTAGTEPLIANLGLECIDTTTAGSGAVRFTKGHHSSIISPEGPEGSAAATVEMQQQVATFASTAGMGDATILVQDKDVIQPCAVPAG, encoded by the coding sequence ATGAAAAGACTCCTTTTGGGTGTTGCTATTGCATCTGCGCTTGGGCTTACAGGATGTAGTGAAGATAGTGTCGACGAACTCACGGATAAGGTTGAGCCTCTGATCCCTGAGTCTCATATTTTATTTAATCCTGATCCTGCTGTTGGTGACGTTCCCTTGCCAAACGATCTCCTCTTTAGTGGCACACTCGATGGCACCATTAACATTCCGGGTGAACAAGCCGATGGGTCGAGTGATTATACCGATCCCTCTATGGCGCTTGGCGCACTCGATGGCTGGTCTACCACGGCGCCTATCTCAATTAACGTCGACCCGGCAACCGATCATGACGGCACTGTCCTATCCTTAGATGTTGCCTCGGTATTCCAACCCGGTGCGGTAAGAGTGTTTGAGGCTACTGTCGGTGGCCCGCTATCGATGGATCCTGAGTGTAAAACCGCTCCTTCGGTATCCGCATGTAAAGTCGGTGCAGAACTTCAATTCGGCGTCGATTTTGTCTCTAAGGGCTCTGGAAATACGATTGCGATAGTGCCGCTTAAGCCACTCAAATCTAATCAGTCATATATCTATGCGACGACCGATCTGATACAAGACTCCGAAGGTCGTAGCATCGCGCCATCGGGCACATATTTACTACTTAAGTTAGATATCGAGACTAAACCCCTCGAAACACCCGATCAGCTAATGTTACAAACATTAGTGAACAGCTACGAGAAGGGAATGTCGGCCGCTCACGGTGTGGATTCTGTGACGATCAGTTACTCTGGCCTGTTTACCACTCAGTCGGTTGCTGATGTCTATGAGACCTCAAAATTACTTATGGTCGATCCGACACCGGGTAATCCGTTTGCCCCCTCTATTACCGTTCCGGTTCAGCATCCTCTGGGGATCACAGTGGCTCAAGCCGCCGGTTTGACTCCCGCCGATGGCGCCGCCTATGTAGTATCGAGTTTAGCCGATGTCTATACCGCCCAGGCGACCTTGCCTACTTACGGTACGTGTAATTCTGTTATGTGCTCCGGCATAAGCGGTTACTGGAAAGCCCTTGGCGATAGTCCTGTTTCTGTATTGCTCGCACTTGAGTCGGGTACCATGAGTCAACAGACCTATGGCGCTCAAGCGATGGCTTACGGAATAGACCCGGCGGAAGGTATCGCTAATCCGGCGCTTCTGGCCGGTAAGACCTGGTTACTCGATGACGGTACCGCGGCTGATAAGGCTAAACACCTCACTAAGTTTAACCCTATCCCACAGCCTACCGGCAGTGAGACTGTACCTGTTTTGATCTCTATTCCTAATGCCGAGCGCCTTGCAGATTTCTATGCCGCTCAAGGTTTGCCATTTACGCCTCCCGTCGCGGGCTGGCCAACAAACCTTGCCATGCATGGACTAGGTAGTGGTAAAGAAACGGCTTTAGCCTACGCGGGAACTTATGCTGCAATGGGGGTTGCGACAATCGCAATCGATATGCCTCTGCATGGCGCACGTTCATTCGATGCTAACGGTGACGGAGTATATGAGGTTTCTGCATCGGATCCCTCTTATGGCGCCGTGATAGGTAACCCTGATGCGTTTAAGTATGGAAACCCGTTAGTCTTTATCAATATCGAGAGCACCTTGAGTGTGCGTGATAATTTCCGTCAGGCAACTCTTGATCATCTGGCCTTGAGAGCGTCATTAACCGGTCTTGCTGGTGGGCTCGCTCAGGCTCAGATGCCTCAGATATTTGACATCACTAAAATGAGCGCACAGGGCTTGAGCCTCGCCGGTATCGTAGGTACTAATTTTGCTACTTACGCCAGTTCCGGTCTGACTCACCCGGATTCCGGTGCCGATCTGAGCTATGTCTACAAGCTTAATGCAGTATCGCTTGTGGCACCGACAGGCGGATTTGCCGGCACCTTTATCGGCTCCGCAACCTTCGGTCCTATGCTGTTTGAAAGTGTGACGGCCAGTGATACGTTCCAGGCATTAGTCGAAGAGGCAAATACAGAAGGATATGAGCCAGGTACACCTGAGTACGCCGCGCTTGTGCAGGCGGTTTATGCCGAGTTTTTACCGACCTTTGCCTTCGCCGTACAGACGGCTGTCGACAGTGCGGATCCGATTAACCATGCAGCCGTGTTGAAAGCGACCGAGTTGCCTATCCACTTAATCGAAGTGGTGGGTGATGGCGATCAGAACCTGCCGGACCAGGTATTGCCAAATAGCGTCGAAGGTTTCCCGACTGCGGGTACCGAGCCCTTGATTGCTAACCTTGGTCTTGAGTGTATCGATACGACAACCGCGGGTTCGGGAGCCGTTCGTTTCACTAAGGGTCATCACAGCTCGATTATCAGCCCCGAAGGACCTGAAGGTTCGGCGGCCGCAACAGTTGAGATGCAACAACAGGTAGCCACGTTTGCCTCAACAGCTGGCATGGGAGATGCGACCATATTGGTTCAAGATAAAGATGTGATTCAGCCCTGCGCCGTTCCGGCCGGCTAA
- the sohB gene encoding protease SohB, giving the protein MEFLYEYGLFFAKAITVVLSIIAVVIVVLASAVKQKSEKGELRMTNVSEELKTLKHDLKEELLSKKQFKAYEKQLKAEEKAKEKAQKNQKEEVIEPRVFVVDFKGSIDASEVASLREEISAIIAIAESGDEVIVNVESGGGMVHGYGLASSQLDRLRQAKLPLTICVDKVAASGGYMMACVANKIYAAPFAIVGSIGVVAQVPNFNRLMKKHDIDYEQHTAGDFKRTLTLFGENTDEGRAKFQEELEETHKLFKSFIAQYRPELDLGKVATGEHWYGQQAIDLGLIDEIATSDDVVMKLALERTVIKVRYQLKKNFADKIAHGASLSFNAIFNKMAEKNQSLN; this is encoded by the coding sequence TTGGAATTTTTGTACGAATATGGATTGTTTTTCGCTAAGGCGATCACTGTTGTCTTGTCGATTATTGCCGTTGTGATTGTTGTGTTGGCGTCAGCCGTTAAACAAAAGAGCGAAAAGGGCGAGCTTAGAATGACGAATGTCTCTGAGGAGCTCAAGACACTCAAGCACGATCTTAAAGAGGAGTTGCTGAGTAAAAAGCAATTTAAAGCCTATGAGAAGCAACTCAAGGCTGAAGAGAAAGCGAAAGAGAAGGCACAAAAGAATCAAAAAGAGGAGGTGATCGAGCCTCGCGTGTTTGTTGTCGATTTTAAAGGCAGCATCGATGCCAGTGAAGTTGCATCGCTGCGAGAAGAGATCAGCGCTATTATCGCCATTGCAGAGTCTGGTGATGAAGTCATCGTCAATGTAGAGAGTGGCGGTGGCATGGTTCACGGTTATGGCTTAGCGTCGAGTCAGCTCGATCGTCTTCGCCAAGCTAAACTGCCATTGACTATCTGTGTCGATAAGGTCGCAGCCAGTGGCGGTTATATGATGGCGTGTGTGGCGAATAAAATCTATGCGGCCCCATTTGCCATTGTGGGCTCTATCGGGGTCGTTGCTCAGGTACCTAACTTTAATCGTCTGATGAAAAAGCATGATATCGATTATGAGCAGCATACCGCCGGTGACTTTAAGCGTACATTAACCCTTTTTGGTGAGAATACGGACGAAGGTCGTGCCAAGTTCCAGGAGGAGCTTGAGGAGACTCACAAGTTATTTAAATCTTTTATTGCTCAATACCGCCCTGAGCTCGATCTGGGTAAGGTCGCCACCGGCGAACATTGGTATGGTCAGCAGGCGATAGACCTAGGCCTTATTGATGAGATTGCAACGAGTGATGATGTGGTGATGAAGCTGGCATTAGAGCGAACCGTGATTAAAGTCCGCTACCAATTGAAGAAAAATTTTGCCGATAAGATCGCCCATGGTGCATCGTTATCATTCAATGCCATCTTCAACAAAATGGCAGAGAAAAATCAGTCATTGAATTGA
- a CDS encoding arylesterase, with protein MLKSALGLFTLATVFFCTQLSAAPILILGDSLSASYGVDEDKGWVNLLRAKLPEHEIINGSVSGETTAGGLRRLPALLESAKPELILIELGGNDGLRGFTPQQLKENLTKIITLSQAKDVEVLLSEIMVPPNYGPRYASMFSQVYKDLANEHEITLLPFFMTQIATKPELMQRDGIHPNAEAQGDIAEFILPWVKNAL; from the coding sequence ATGCTTAAATCTGCTCTGGGCCTGTTTACCCTGGCGACTGTTTTCTTTTGCACTCAATTATCTGCTGCCCCTATATTAATCCTAGGTGATAGCCTTAGTGCAAGTTATGGTGTCGATGAAGATAAGGGCTGGGTGAACCTTTTAAGAGCTAAACTCCCCGAACATGAGATAATAAATGGCTCGGTCAGCGGTGAAACAACCGCGGGCGGATTGCGTAGACTGCCCGCTCTGCTTGAGTCTGCCAAGCCCGAGTTAATATTAATTGAGCTGGGTGGGAATGACGGATTGCGTGGTTTTACTCCTCAGCAACTGAAAGAAAATCTTACAAAAATAATTACTCTCTCTCAGGCTAAAGATGTCGAAGTGCTCCTCTCTGAGATTATGGTCCCACCAAACTATGGCCCCAGATACGCTTCAATGTTCTCACAGGTGTATAAAGATCTGGCGAACGAACATGAGATCACCCTACTGCCTTTTTTCATGACTCAGATAGCAACAAAACCGGAATTGATGCAACGAGATGGCATACACCCAAATGCTGAGGCTCAAGGCGATATCGCAGAGTTTATCCTTCCATGGGTCAAAAATGCGCTTTAG
- the rluB gene encoding 23S rRNA pseudouridine(2605) synthase RluB — MSEKLQKVLARAGHGSRREMEAWIAAGRISIDGEIASLGDRIEADAKIRIDGRAISIKSEEDIVCRVIAYHKPEGEICSRKDPEGRPTVFDRLPKTRDSRWVAVGRLDINTSGLLLFTSDGELANRLMHPSNEVEREYAVRTFGDVSDACIQHLRTGVTLEDGPANFDKVKAAGGEGMNKWWHVTLSEGRNREVRRLWESQEVQVSRLIRIRYGSIELPKSLPRGGWIELELEQVNYLRKTAGLDIENRTMLGTDKHSVARSKVKSAKIKRAVHKHKATGGKNTRQRT, encoded by the coding sequence ATGAGTGAAAAATTGCAGAAAGTCTTGGCCCGTGCAGGCCATGGCTCCCGTCGTGAGATGGAGGCATGGATTGCTGCAGGCCGAATTAGTATAGATGGTGAAATAGCCAGCCTTGGTGACAGAATTGAAGCCGATGCGAAAATTCGTATTGATGGCCGTGCTATCTCAATTAAGTCCGAAGAGGATATCGTTTGCCGAGTGATTGCTTATCATAAACCGGAAGGTGAGATCTGTAGTCGTAAAGACCCTGAAGGTCGTCCAACGGTTTTCGATCGCCTGCCTAAAACCCGTGATTCACGTTGGGTTGCAGTGGGTCGATTGGATATCAATACTTCTGGATTATTGCTGTTTACCTCAGACGGTGAGTTGGCTAACCGTTTGATGCACCCATCGAATGAAGTTGAGCGTGAATATGCTGTGCGTACGTTCGGTGACGTGAGCGATGCCTGTATTCAGCATTTGCGTACCGGCGTTACCCTTGAAGATGGCCCTGCAAACTTTGATAAAGTCAAAGCTGCCGGCGGTGAGGGGATGAACAAGTGGTGGCACGTGACGCTTTCTGAAGGACGTAATCGCGAAGTTCGTCGTCTATGGGAATCTCAGGAAGTACAAGTCAGTCGTCTTATCCGTATCCGCTATGGCAGTATCGAGTTGCCAAAATCACTGCCTCGTGGTGGTTGGATTGAGTTGGAGCTTGAACAGGTCAACTACCTAAGAAAAACGGCTGGACTAGATATCGAAAACCGCACTATGTTAGGCACAGATAAGCACAGTGTTGCTCGCTCTAAAGTGAAGAGTGCTAAGATTAAACGTGCAGTACATAAGCATAAAGCAACTGGGGGCAAGAACACTCGTCAACGCACTTAA
- a CDS encoding ABC transporter ATP-binding protein, whose amino-acid sequence MSEVSAITVNNLVKSVATQEGELTILNGINMDVKQGQSIAILGPSGSGKSTLLGLLAALDSPTSGEIILDGVALQSLDEEKKAALRKQKVSFIFQSFMLVDTLNALENVMLPAELAGIHQAKEKAEAMLERVGLSHRLTHFPNQLSGGEQQRVAIARAFICEPKVLFADEPTGNLDAVNSEKVADMLFELNRESETTLVLVTHDLILAKRCQRQLLMDTGVITESEGEPNKDKTLSNNPAQSHLASVEAS is encoded by the coding sequence ATGTCAGAAGTCAGTGCTATCACAGTAAACAATCTCGTTAAGTCAGTGGCTACCCAAGAGGGAGAACTTACTATCCTCAACGGCATTAATATGGATGTCAAGCAGGGGCAAAGTATTGCGATACTCGGGCCATCAGGTTCGGGCAAGTCGACCTTGCTTGGATTACTCGCCGCCCTGGACTCTCCGACCAGTGGAGAGATCATACTCGACGGTGTTGCTTTACAGTCTTTGGATGAGGAGAAGAAGGCGGCTTTAAGAAAGCAGAAGGTCAGCTTTATTTTTCAGTCTTTCATGTTGGTCGATACTCTCAATGCGTTGGAAAACGTGATGCTTCCTGCTGAGCTTGCAGGTATCCATCAGGCAAAAGAGAAAGCCGAGGCCATGTTAGAAAGAGTCGGATTAAGCCATCGACTCACACATTTCCCTAATCAACTGTCGGGTGGTGAACAGCAAAGAGTCGCCATTGCCAGAGCCTTTATATGCGAGCCTAAGGTATTATTTGCCGATGAGCCGACCGGAAATTTAGATGCGGTAAATAGTGAAAAGGTCGCTGACATGCTGTTCGAGCTAAACAGAGAGAGTGAGACAACTTTAGTGTTAGTCACCCATGATCTGATATTAGCCAAGCGATGCCAGCGTCAGCTGTTAATGGATACCGGCGTGATAACCGAATCTGAAGGTGAGCCTAATAAGGACAAGACTTTATCGAACAATCCGGCACAGAGTCATCTGGCCAGTGTGGAGGCGAGCTAA
- the scpB gene encoding SMC-Scp complex subunit ScpB, giving the protein MQINPDQLKQLIEASLFVMGKSVSIKSLKETVLVNFNVSRAKIKLAIEELQQDYQGRGIELMSVAGGYRFQSIESLSPFLQPLWQEKAPKYSRATLETLAVIAYRQPVTRGDIEFVRGVAVSSHTIKSLADRQWIRMVGHKEVPGRPALYATTTEFLAYFGLDTIADLPPLTDTESLAALFSDVNSLEKPQEEIGPENTQNIEESTNE; this is encoded by the coding sequence CTGCAGATAAATCCTGATCAGCTTAAACAACTTATTGAGGCGAGCCTATTTGTTATGGGTAAATCGGTCTCGATTAAAAGTTTGAAAGAGACGGTTTTAGTCAACTTTAATGTATCAAGAGCTAAGATTAAATTGGCCATTGAAGAGTTGCAGCAAGACTACCAAGGTAGAGGAATTGAGTTGATGAGCGTCGCGGGGGGATATCGATTTCAGTCGATTGAGTCCCTGAGTCCTTTTCTTCAACCATTATGGCAGGAAAAAGCGCCTAAATACTCGCGTGCCACATTGGAAACCTTGGCAGTGATAGCCTATCGTCAACCGGTGACACGTGGCGATATAGAGTTTGTTCGTGGTGTGGCGGTGAGTAGTCATACCATAAAAAGTTTAGCCGATAGGCAATGGATAAGAATGGTGGGACATAAAGAGGTGCCGGGAAGGCCCGCTCTTTATGCGACTACGACAGAATTTTTAGCCTACTTTGGCTTAGATACCATAGCGGATTTACCCCCGCTGACGGATACTGAGTCATTAGCGGCCCTATTTTCTGATGTGAATTCTCTTGAGAAACCACAAGAAGAGATTGGGCCTGAAAATACACAAAACATAGAAGAGTCTACTAATGAGTGA
- a CDS encoding segregation and condensation protein A translates to MRGTQKSLPLAIVRGEPVKQFPADLFIPPEALEVFLESFEGPLDLLLYLIRKQKLDVVELPIWPVTEQYLEYINLLQGSRVELAADYLVMAATLAEIKSRLLLPRPVLEDEDEEDPRAQLIRQLKAYEVIKEAQERLDELPRLERDVFQAKATPADNIKPILLPPQVSLTDIARAFGSVLKRIEATEHHHVKREVLSTRERMSQILAMLDGEEYLPFEALFDVSEGRSGVVVSFLALMELIKELLVDLRQNEPFSTIYVKAY, encoded by the coding sequence GCTATTGTCAGAGGTGAGCCGGTAAAGCAATTTCCGGCGGATCTATTTATACCGCCTGAGGCGCTTGAAGTTTTTCTTGAGTCTTTCGAAGGCCCCTTAGATCTTCTCTTATATCTGATCCGTAAACAGAAGCTCGATGTGGTTGAACTGCCTATCTGGCCTGTGACCGAACAATATTTGGAATATATTAATCTTCTTCAGGGCAGCAGGGTCGAACTGGCTGCCGATTACTTGGTGATGGCTGCAACCTTAGCCGAGATTAAATCTCGATTATTGTTACCAAGGCCGGTATTAGAAGATGAGGATGAAGAAGATCCCCGGGCTCAGTTGATACGTCAGCTTAAGGCCTATGAAGTCATCAAGGAAGCGCAGGAGCGATTGGATGAGCTCCCTCGTCTCGAGAGAGATGTGTTTCAGGCTAAAGCGACACCTGCAGATAATATCAAACCGATATTACTGCCACCCCAAGTGTCTTTGACCGATATTGCCCGAGCTTTTGGCTCGGTACTGAAACGGATTGAAGCGACAGAGCATCACCATGTGAAGCGTGAGGTGTTGTCTACGCGAGAGCGGATGAGTCAGATATTAGCCATGCTCGATGGTGAGGAGTACCTCCCGTTTGAAGCATTGTTTGATGTCAGTGAAGGGCGAAGTGGTGTCGTTGTAAGTTTTTTGGCTTTGATGGAGCTGATTAAAGAGCTTTTAGTCGATTTAAGGCAGAATGAGCCATTTTCAACCATATATGTTAAGGCGTATTGA
- a CDS encoding DUF481 domain-containing protein, translating to MNNKAKKTILSNMTLGLSLAIMFTAQAQTHIAEAPVSDRLAPAQLLPPADSSFDWLQLTSFELLKGEIKNLYDDKLEFESDELDTVFIDWEDVKVLQSHDLISVGFTDLSTKTGLLRLQNGKVYIDGEEFDRNRVMTLISGIQTESNYWSSKISLGANLRSGNTEQVDFSTIGNAHRRTTESRFNLDYLGNYSKSEGLNNINNHRLNAYFDWYLSKQFYLRPVFAEIYLDPIKNIQYKTTLGFGLGYDIVDTPKSNWSISGGPAYTFTKFDNVAIDESEDDGSGALVVETAFDTEITDDIDFNTLYRVQYGNEKSGGYTHHALAGFSIELTDMFDLDLSLVWDHTNKPQADSSGTVPIQNDYQFIVGFGIDI from the coding sequence ATGAATAATAAGGCAAAAAAGACCATATTATCTAATATGACCTTAGGACTAAGTCTGGCCATAATGTTTACAGCCCAGGCGCAGACTCATATTGCCGAGGCTCCCGTTTCTGACAGGCTTGCTCCGGCCCAACTTCTTCCTCCCGCCGACTCATCCTTCGACTGGCTCCAGCTCACATCCTTCGAACTGCTTAAGGGGGAAATTAAAAACCTTTATGACGATAAGTTAGAATTTGAAAGTGATGAGCTAGATACTGTTTTTATCGACTGGGAAGACGTTAAGGTACTGCAAAGTCATGACCTTATTAGTGTAGGCTTTACAGATCTAAGTACCAAAACAGGCCTCTTGCGACTTCAAAATGGTAAGGTCTATATCGATGGGGAAGAGTTTGATCGCAACAGAGTGATGACACTCATCTCAGGTATTCAAACCGAATCAAACTACTGGTCGAGTAAGATATCTCTCGGTGCTAACCTTCGTTCGGGAAATACCGAACAGGTCGATTTTAGTACAATCGGCAATGCACATCGCCGTACAACCGAATCACGCTTTAACCTCGATTACTTAGGCAACTACTCAAAATCTGAGGGTCTGAATAATATCAACAATCATCGTCTGAACGCCTATTTCGACTGGTACCTCTCCAAGCAATTCTACCTGCGCCCGGTATTTGCCGAAATATACCTTGATCCGATAAAAAATATTCAATACAAGACCACACTCGGCTTCGGTCTGGGTTACGACATTGTGGACACACCAAAATCAAACTGGAGTATTTCAGGTGGTCCTGCATATACTTTTACCAAGTTCGATAATGTCGCCATCGATGAAAGCGAAGACGATGGCAGTGGCGCGTTAGTGGTGGAAACGGCATTTGATACTGAAATAACCGATGATATCGATTTCAATACCTTGTATAGAGTTCAATACGGTAATGAGAAGTCAGGTGGATATACCCACCACGCACTTGCAGGCTTTTCCATCGAGTTAACCGATATGTTTGATCTCGATCTCTCTCTGGTCTGGGATCACACCAACAAGCCTCAAGCCGACTCTAGTGGCACTGTACCTATACAAAACGATTATCAATTCATCGTAGGCTTCGGTATCGATATCTGA